From Micromonospora sp. NBC_01699, a single genomic window includes:
- a CDS encoding TetR/AcrR family transcriptional regulator, which produces MNTSPANGVPPGPSRPPQCGPGSGRARPLPPDERRAALIAATLPLVGEYGTRVTTRQIAEAAGVAEGTIFRVFPDKRALIEATVAAALDPEPDWTEFAEVDPTLPLRDRLVEATGIIQRRLLRVINLVTALGPHSQPPDREAHRATVRSTNERIQAEIARIVEPDHDQFRFTVGEVARLLRLLAFSGSHPMITDGDPLTAEQIVSVLLDGVRQHQPEPS; this is translated from the coding sequence GTGAACACCTCCCCCGCCAACGGGGTACCGCCCGGCCCGAGCCGACCGCCACAGTGCGGACCCGGCTCCGGCCGGGCTCGCCCGTTACCGCCCGACGAGCGGCGGGCCGCGCTGATCGCCGCCACCCTGCCCCTGGTCGGCGAGTACGGCACCAGGGTCACCACCCGGCAGATCGCCGAGGCCGCGGGCGTCGCCGAGGGAACCATCTTCCGTGTCTTCCCGGACAAGCGGGCCCTCATCGAGGCGACGGTCGCCGCCGCGCTCGACCCCGAGCCGGACTGGACCGAGTTCGCGGAGGTCGACCCGACCCTGCCGCTCCGCGACCGGCTGGTCGAGGCGACCGGCATCATCCAGCGCCGGCTGCTCAGGGTGATCAACCTGGTCACCGCGCTCGGGCCGCACAGCCAGCCGCCCGACCGGGAGGCGCATCGGGCCACGGTCCGATCGACCAACGAGCGGATCCAGGCCGAGATCGCCCGGATCGTCGAACCGGACCACGACCAGTTTCGTTTCACCGTGGGAGAGGTGGCCCGGCTGCTCCGGCTGCTGGCCTTCTCCGGCTCCCATCCCATGATCACCGATGGTGATCCACTGACCGCGGAGCAGATCGTCTCCGTACTGCTCGACGGCGTTCGCCAACATCAGCCGGAACCGTCATGA
- a CDS encoding ABC transporter ATP-binding protein, which yields MLTRLLRTYLQPYRRPLTYVVLLQLVGTMASLYLPSLNADIIDQGIARGDTDYILRIGGWMLLVSGVQIACSIAAVYFGARTAMSFGRDVRTAIFGRVMSFSAREVGQFGAPSLITRNTNDVQQVQMLVVVSCTLLVAAPITCVGGVIMAMREDVGLSWLMVVCVPVLIASIGLIIRRMVPQFRLMQTRIDTVNRVLREQITGIRVVRAFVREPYETRRFDTANVDLTATALRTGRLMALIFPIVMLVLNASSVAVLWFGASRVDAGQIQIGALTAFLSYLMLTLMAVMMATFMLMMVPRAAVCADRIVEVLDTHSSVVPPSSPIAEVTNHGELELRDVRFQYPGAAAPVLRDISFRARAGQTTAIIGSTGAGKTTLLGLVPRLFDATGGTVLVDGVDVRELSPDILWQRIGLVPQRPYLFSGTVASNLRYGNPAATDDELWTSLEIAQARDFVEALPEGLDAPVSQGGTNLSGGQRQRLAIARALVRQPEIYLFDDSFSALDLGTDARLRAALRPVTSDAAVVIVAQRVSTIIDADQIIVLEDGAVVGIGRHRELIDTCPTYAEIVESQLSAAAVA from the coding sequence ATGCTGACTCGTCTCCTGCGCACCTACCTACAGCCCTACCGGCGACCGCTCACCTACGTGGTGCTGCTGCAACTCGTCGGCACCATGGCCTCGCTCTACCTGCCCAGCCTCAACGCCGACATCATCGACCAGGGCATCGCCCGTGGCGACACCGACTACATCCTCCGGATCGGCGGCTGGATGCTGCTGGTCAGCGGCGTACAGATCGCCTGCTCGATCGCGGCCGTGTACTTCGGGGCACGGACCGCGATGAGCTTCGGCCGGGACGTACGCACGGCGATCTTCGGCCGGGTGATGAGCTTCTCCGCCCGCGAGGTCGGCCAGTTCGGCGCCCCGTCGCTGATCACGCGGAACACCAACGACGTGCAGCAGGTGCAGATGCTCGTCGTGGTGAGCTGCACGTTGCTCGTCGCGGCCCCGATCACCTGCGTCGGCGGTGTGATCATGGCGATGCGCGAGGACGTCGGCCTCTCCTGGCTGATGGTCGTCTGCGTACCGGTGCTGATCGCGTCGATCGGCCTGATCATCCGCAGGATGGTGCCGCAGTTCCGGCTGATGCAGACCCGGATCGACACGGTCAACCGGGTGCTGCGTGAGCAGATCACCGGCATCCGGGTGGTCCGCGCGTTCGTCCGGGAGCCGTACGAGACCCGCCGGTTCGACACCGCGAACGTCGACCTGACCGCGACCGCGCTGCGTACGGGCCGGTTGATGGCCCTGATCTTCCCGATCGTGATGCTGGTGCTCAACGCCTCCAGCGTCGCGGTGCTCTGGTTCGGGGCGTCCCGGGTCGACGCCGGCCAGATCCAGATCGGCGCGCTGACCGCCTTCCTGAGCTACCTGATGCTCACCCTGATGGCGGTCATGATGGCGACCTTCATGCTGATGATGGTGCCGCGCGCGGCGGTCTGCGCCGACCGGATCGTCGAGGTGCTCGACACCCACTCTTCCGTCGTGCCGCCGTCCAGCCCGATCGCCGAGGTGACCAACCACGGCGAGTTGGAACTGCGCGACGTGCGGTTCCAGTACCCGGGCGCGGCGGCCCCCGTGCTGCGGGACATCTCGTTCCGTGCCCGCGCCGGGCAGACCACGGCGATCATCGGCAGCACCGGGGCGGGCAAGACCACCCTGCTCGGCCTGGTGCCCCGGCTCTTCGACGCCACCGGCGGCACGGTGCTGGTCGACGGGGTCGACGTACGCGAACTGTCCCCGGACATCCTGTGGCAGCGGATCGGGTTGGTGCCCCAGCGGCCGTACCTCTTCTCCGGCACGGTCGCCAGCAACCTGCGCTACGGCAACCCGGCCGCCACCGACGACGAACTCTGGACCAGCCTGGAGATCGCGCAGGCCCGCGACTTCGTCGAGGCGCTGCCCGAGGGACTGGACGCACCGGTCTCCCAGGGCGGAACGAACCTCTCCGGCGGGCAACGACAACGCCTGGCCATCGCCCGCGCACTGGTCCGCCAGCCGGAGATCTACCTGTTCGACGACTCGTTCTCCGCGCTCGACCTCGGCACCGACGCCCGGCTGCGGGCCGCGCTGCGGCCGGTCACCTCGGACGCCGCCGTGGTGATCGTCGCCCAGCGGGTCTCCACCATCATCGACGCCGACCAGATCATCGTGCTGGAGGACGGGGCGGTCGTCGGGATCGGCCGCCACCGGGAACTGATCGACACCTGCCCCACCTACGCCGAGATCGTGGAATCCCAGCTCAGCGCGGCGGCGGTCGCATGA
- a CDS encoding ABC transporter ATP-binding protein has translation MSQQTTGTAPARLPEAGRRGGGPPWMGAGMPAEKSMNFLPSAKRLLGRLRPHRLQLIGVITLVVASVSLSVIGPKILGHATDIIFSGVIGKQLPPGTTTEQAVEGARAAGNDSLADIIAKANVLPGVGIDFDRLGRVLLLVMILFVGASLLSWLAGYLLNGVVQRTIRQLRSDVEDKLNRLPLPYFDASPRGELLSRVTNDIDNISTSLQQTLSQLLTSLLTVVGVVVMMFVISPLLAVVALVAVPLSVWVTKQVAKRSQKQFVAQWKHTGALNGQIEEAFTGHELVKVFGRQREIEASFAAKNDELFRASFGAQFVSGIIMPSMMFIGNLSYVAIAVIGGLRVASGAMSLGDVQAFIQYSRQFTQPLTQVASMANLLQSGVASAERVFDLLDAQEQSQDPARPAELTDRHGRVEFERVSFRYEHDKPLIEDLSLVAEPGHTVAIVGPTGAGKTTLVNLVMRFYELDSGRITLDGVDLTDLSRDTLRSEIGMVLQDTWLFGGTIRQNIAYGNPEASEEEILAAAKATFVDRFVRSLPDGYDTMIDEEGSNVSAGEKQLITIARAFLSNPSLLILDEATSSVDTRTEVLLQRAMAALRSDRTSFVIAHRLSTIRDAHLILVMESGRIVEQGTHAELLAAEGAYHRLYHAQFSQPVADIDDPLPTPTGPATPMPRQR, from the coding sequence ATGAGCCAGCAGACCACCGGTACCGCACCTGCCCGGTTGCCCGAAGCCGGGCGGCGCGGCGGTGGCCCACCCTGGATGGGCGCGGGCATGCCGGCCGAGAAGTCGATGAACTTCCTACCCTCGGCCAAGCGGTTACTGGGTCGGCTGCGGCCGCACCGGCTGCAACTGATCGGGGTGATCACGCTCGTCGTCGCCAGCGTCAGCCTCAGCGTCATCGGCCCGAAGATCCTCGGGCACGCCACCGACATCATCTTCTCCGGCGTCATCGGCAAGCAGTTGCCGCCGGGGACGACCACGGAGCAGGCGGTCGAGGGGGCACGGGCGGCCGGCAACGACTCGTTGGCCGACATCATCGCCAAGGCGAACGTGCTGCCCGGGGTCGGCATCGACTTCGACCGGCTCGGCCGGGTGCTGCTGCTGGTGATGATCCTCTTCGTCGGTGCCAGCCTGCTCTCCTGGCTGGCCGGCTACCTCCTCAACGGGGTGGTGCAGCGGACCATCCGGCAGCTCCGGTCCGACGTCGAGGACAAGCTCAACCGGTTGCCGCTGCCGTACTTCGACGCGTCTCCCCGGGGTGAGCTGCTCAGCCGGGTGACCAACGACATCGACAACATCTCCACGAGCTTGCAGCAGACGTTGAGCCAGCTGCTCACCTCGCTGCTGACAGTGGTCGGCGTGGTGGTCATGATGTTCGTGATCTCACCCCTGCTGGCGGTGGTCGCGCTGGTCGCGGTGCCGCTGTCGGTCTGGGTGACCAAGCAGGTCGCCAAGCGCTCGCAGAAGCAGTTCGTCGCCCAGTGGAAGCACACCGGTGCGCTCAACGGCCAGATCGAGGAGGCGTTCACCGGCCACGAGCTGGTCAAGGTGTTCGGCCGGCAGCGCGAGATCGAGGCGTCCTTCGCCGCGAAGAACGACGAGCTGTTCAGGGCGAGCTTCGGCGCCCAGTTCGTCTCCGGCATCATCATGCCGTCGATGATGTTCATCGGGAACCTGAGCTACGTGGCGATCGCGGTGATCGGTGGCCTGCGGGTCGCCTCCGGCGCGATGAGCCTCGGTGACGTACAGGCGTTCATCCAGTACTCGCGGCAGTTCACCCAGCCGCTGACCCAGGTGGCGTCGATGGCGAACCTGCTCCAGTCCGGGGTCGCCTCGGCCGAGCGGGTCTTCGACCTCCTCGACGCGCAGGAGCAGAGCCAGGACCCGGCCCGGCCGGCGGAGCTGACCGACCGGCACGGCCGGGTCGAGTTCGAACGGGTCTCCTTCCGGTACGAGCACGACAAGCCGCTGATCGAGGACCTGTCGCTGGTGGCCGAACCGGGTCACACGGTGGCCATCGTCGGACCCACCGGTGCCGGCAAGACGACGCTGGTCAACCTGGTGATGCGCTTCTACGAGCTGGACTCCGGCCGGATCACCCTGGACGGGGTCGACCTCACCGACCTGAGTCGGGACACGCTGCGCTCCGAGATCGGCATGGTGCTCCAGGACACCTGGCTGTTCGGCGGCACGATCCGGCAGAACATCGCGTACGGCAACCCGGAGGCGAGCGAGGAGGAGATCCTCGCCGCGGCGAAGGCGACCTTCGTCGACCGGTTCGTACGCAGCCTGCCCGACGGCTACGACACGATGATCGACGAGGAGGGCAGCAACGTCAGCGCGGGGGAGAAGCAGCTCATCACCATCGCCCGCGCGTTCCTGTCCAACCCGTCGCTGCTGATCCTGGACGAGGCGACGAGTTCGGTGGACACCCGTACCGAGGTGTTGTTGCAGCGGGCGATGGCCGCGCTGCGGTCGGACCGGACCAGTTTCGTGATCGCGCACCGGCTGTCGACCATCCGCGACGCACACCTCATCCTGGTGATGGAGAGCGGCCGGATCGTGGAGCAGGGCACCCACGCCGAACTGCTGGCCGCCGAGGGCGCCTACCACCGCCTCTACCACGCCCAGTTCTCCCAACCAGTAGCCGACATCGACGACCCCCTACCCACACCAACAGGCCCCGCCACCCCAATGCCGCGCCAGCGCTAA
- a CDS encoding iron-siderophore ABC transporter substrate-binding protein, which translates to MILLNSKARSRTRTLFFVAAVVAAVAVTAGCAGSSEPEAAPAAAASAGTPTSFTAPRTVPAGMGSDAADGVFPRTVGHFAGSTSVPAQPARVVVISTGQLDGLLTLGIVPVAATRGDDAALVPAYLTTAFPRYAGQLAQMSDVGGRGEPNLEAVAQAKPDLILMNSSVLKDDVYKAASAIAPTVVTEGTGVNWKQDFLLIAAAAGRSEQARGILDTFHADAAGLGRSLDKPATVSFLRVNGDRTRIFGVASFTGSIAEDAGLARPKSQQFDKTSQDISNEQLDLADADWLFYGVQGGGGKAGALTGAPIWPTLEAVVAKRAVAVDDDPWYLNAGPTAARVVLDQLRTSLKG; encoded by the coding sequence GTGATCTTGCTGAATTCGAAGGCCCGCTCGCGGACCCGTACCCTGTTTTTCGTCGCGGCCGTCGTCGCCGCCGTTGCGGTGACCGCCGGTTGCGCCGGCTCCTCCGAGCCGGAGGCGGCACCGGCCGCCGCCGCTTCGGCCGGGACTCCGACGAGCTTCACCGCGCCCCGCACCGTCCCCGCCGGGATGGGCAGCGACGCCGCCGACGGCGTCTTTCCCCGTACGGTCGGGCATTTTGCCGGTAGCACCAGTGTCCCCGCGCAGCCGGCCCGGGTCGTGGTGATCTCCACCGGGCAGCTCGACGGGTTGCTGACCCTGGGAATCGTGCCGGTCGCCGCCACCCGTGGTGACGACGCCGCCCTGGTGCCCGCCTACCTGACCACGGCCTTCCCCCGGTACGCCGGGCAGCTCGCCCAGATGAGCGACGTCGGCGGTCGGGGCGAGCCGAACCTGGAGGCGGTGGCGCAGGCCAAGCCGGACCTGATCCTGATGAACTCCTCGGTCCTGAAGGACGACGTGTACAAGGCGGCGTCCGCGATCGCGCCGACGGTGGTGACCGAGGGGACCGGGGTCAACTGGAAGCAGGATTTCTTGTTGATCGCGGCGGCCGCCGGCCGGTCCGAGCAGGCGCGGGGGATCCTGGACACGTTCCACGCCGACGCCGCCGGACTCGGCCGCTCGCTGGACAAGCCGGCGACGGTCTCGTTCCTGCGGGTCAACGGCGACCGGACCCGGATCTTCGGGGTCGCGTCGTTCACCGGCAGCATCGCCGAGGACGCCGGCCTGGCCCGGCCGAAGAGCCAGCAGTTCGACAAGACCTCGCAGGACATCAGCAACGAGCAGCTCGACCTGGCCGACGCGGACTGGTTGTTCTACGGGGTGCAGGGCGGCGGCGGCAAGGCCGGGGCGCTGACCGGGGCGCCGATCTGGCCGACGCTTGAGGCGGTCGTGGCGAAGCGGGCGGTCGCGGTCGACGACGACCCGTGGTACCTCAACGCCGGCCCGACCGCCGCGCGGGTGGTGCTGGACCAGCTTCGTACCAGCCTGAAGGGCTGA
- a CDS encoding FecCD family ABC transporter permease: MTAPRVLRGPGRIAIRYHRRSAATVAVLLLGCAAIWAVTMTTGEYALGPAQVWHVLTGSGDRTSRLVVLDLRLPRAVAALLVGMALGLSGAIFQSLSRNPLGSPDIIGFTTGSATGALVVILVVGETSGTLVFGTLIGGFATAIAVYLLAYAQGIHGQRLILVGIGIGAMLASINDYLLTRAELEQAQAAKTWLFGSLNAIAWRHVVPLVIALAVLVPVTMVLGPRLRALELGDDIAAGLGVPVNRSRLMLLLCGVTLAAAAITAAGPIGFLALAAPQLARRLTRAPSMPLAPSAAMGALLLLGADLLAQRALAPFQIPVGLITGALGGTYLLWLLTRRPTPHP; this comes from the coding sequence GTGACCGCGCCCCGGGTGCTGCGCGGCCCCGGTCGGATCGCCATCCGGTACCACCGCCGGTCCGCCGCCACGGTCGCCGTGCTGCTGCTCGGCTGCGCCGCGATCTGGGCCGTCACCATGACCACCGGCGAGTACGCCCTCGGCCCCGCCCAGGTGTGGCACGTGCTGACCGGTAGCGGCGACCGCACCAGCCGGCTGGTCGTGCTCGACCTGCGGCTGCCCCGCGCCGTCGCCGCACTCCTGGTCGGGATGGCGCTCGGGCTCTCCGGCGCCATCTTCCAGAGCCTGTCCCGCAACCCCCTCGGCAGCCCGGACATCATCGGCTTCACCACCGGATCGGCCACCGGCGCGCTCGTGGTCATCCTGGTCGTCGGCGAGACCTCCGGCACCCTCGTCTTCGGTACGCTGATCGGCGGCTTCGCCACCGCCATCGCCGTCTACCTGCTCGCGTACGCCCAGGGGATCCACGGGCAGCGGCTGATCCTGGTCGGCATCGGGATCGGCGCGATGCTCGCCTCGATCAACGACTACCTGCTCACCCGGGCCGAACTCGAACAGGCACAGGCCGCCAAGACGTGGCTGTTCGGCAGCCTCAACGCCATCGCCTGGCGACACGTCGTACCGCTGGTGATCGCGCTGGCCGTACTGGTTCCGGTCACCATGGTTCTCGGGCCCCGGCTGCGCGCCCTGGAACTCGGCGACGACATCGCCGCCGGACTCGGCGTACCGGTCAACCGGAGCCGGCTGATGCTGCTGCTGTGCGGCGTGACGCTGGCCGCAGCCGCCATCACCGCCGCCGGCCCGATCGGCTTCCTGGCCCTGGCCGCCCCACAACTGGCCCGCCGCCTCACCCGCGCCCCATCCATGCCCCTCGCCCCGTCGGCCGCGATGGGCGCACTACTCCTCCTCGGTGCGGACCTGCTCGCCCAGCGCGCCCTGGCCCCCTTCCAAATCCCCGTAGGC
- a CDS encoding FecCD family ABC transporter permease, with the protein MPPDLSRRPDAGTAPLGRTGVATTVPPPPPPTLRGPAPVVGPSARRLWSGRIGGLLIAGAVLVLLVTVSVALGSRTIALPDVWHVLWHRDGSRDSIVVWQLRMPRTMLGVAVGAALGLAGAVMQALTNNPLADPGILGVNAGAAFAVVTAIAVFGVTQVTGYVWFAFLGAAVAALVVFGLGGRTAGPAGQIRLVLAGAALSASLGACTGIITMFNSTAFDSYRFWVVGSLDNRDAQTLGRIAPFLLVGVLLALTLPRQLNAMALGDDVGRALGVSALRMRLVAFTSVTLLCGAATAAAGPIGFVGLVVPHAVRLIVGLDQRWVLPYSLLTAPILVLASDIVGRVVARPGELEVGIVTAFVGAPVLLGLVVRRRAGRP; encoded by the coding sequence GTGCCCCCTGACCTCAGCAGACGTCCGGACGCCGGCACGGCGCCCCTCGGCCGGACCGGTGTCGCCACGACGGTGCCGCCACCCCCGCCGCCCACTCTCCGGGGGCCCGCGCCGGTCGTCGGACCGTCGGCGCGACGACTCTGGAGCGGCCGAATCGGCGGGCTGCTGATCGCCGGGGCGGTGCTCGTCCTGCTGGTGACGGTGAGCGTGGCACTCGGCTCGCGGACCATCGCCCTGCCCGACGTCTGGCACGTGCTCTGGCACCGCGACGGCAGCCGGGACTCCATAGTGGTCTGGCAACTGCGGATGCCCCGTACGATGCTCGGGGTTGCGGTCGGCGCGGCGCTCGGCCTGGCCGGCGCGGTCATGCAGGCACTGACCAACAACCCGCTCGCCGATCCGGGCATCCTCGGGGTCAACGCCGGCGCCGCCTTCGCGGTCGTGACCGCCATCGCCGTCTTCGGCGTCACCCAGGTGACCGGCTACGTCTGGTTCGCCTTCCTCGGCGCGGCCGTCGCCGCCCTGGTGGTCTTCGGCCTCGGTGGCCGCACCGCCGGACCCGCCGGACAGATCCGGCTCGTGCTCGCCGGCGCCGCACTCTCCGCGAGCCTCGGCGCCTGCACCGGCATCATCACCATGTTCAACTCCACCGCCTTCGACTCCTACCGGTTCTGGGTGGTCGGCTCACTGGACAACCGCGACGCGCAGACCCTCGGCCGGATCGCCCCGTTCCTGCTCGTCGGCGTACTGCTCGCCCTCACCCTGCCCCGCCAACTCAACGCGATGGCCCTCGGCGACGACGTCGGCCGCGCCCTCGGCGTGTCGGCCCTACGGATGCGCCTGGTCGCCTTCACCTCGGTCACCCTGCTCTGCGGCGCCGCCACCGCAGCCGCCGGCCCGATCGGCTTCGTCGGACTGGTGGTCCCGCACGCCGTACGCCTGATCGTCGGCCTCGACCAGCGCTGGGTGCTGCCGTACTCGCTGCTCACCGCGCCGATCCTGGTCCTGGCCAGTGACATCGTCGGCCGGGTGGTGGCCCGGCCCGGCGAACTTGAGGTCGGCATCGTCACCGCCTTCGTCGGCGCCCCGGTCCTGCTCGGACTGGTCGTACGCCGCCGGGCCGGGCGACCGTGA